One Euphorbia lathyris chromosome 1, ddEupLath1.1, whole genome shotgun sequence DNA segment encodes these proteins:
- the LOC136233902 gene encoding uncharacterized protein, translating into MAFSSLVASKHSLRRISILSISLQLIPILPSSSFSSHCTRFPPCASSSPSHSPPFPNKLPFTVSAHGKTWQDPYHWMQNTTHPDFLHYLNQENSYAQAFMADTQILQQTLFHEMTNRIPAQISTPPEPWGPWLYYQYIPEGKQYPVLCRRLDSGKSGWEKTDLSYPRQQLGMEQILLDWNQIAEQYGYVHVGSCRVSPDHNFLAYTIDITGNEQFILQIKDLRNGSAVPRSETNGVVSLAWAQDSKTLFYTISDENQRPYRVLCTKLGSEEIKDVPVFTESDSSFCVDITSTKDGKFITVNSNSRTSSEVYVIDVTKPLHRLQRIHKRVSGVQFFLEHHGGLYYILTNSPSSGWAGESYYLATCEVEHIHTSKWKNIIFPSEDMQFQDMDIFNGHLVIFLQKEGLPMLCSINLPIKVDYKSELEIEDLQPWFFPLPSNLCSIVPGSNHDFMNPVYRVVVSSPVMPDVIVDYDMSKQTFSVVLQEEVRGMPNNHETCLLNHDLDTPEYLDTQNGEEKNGHSVELRKWKDFSDTYCCERKEAVSHDGVRIPLTILYSQKSWQKNLSPGLLQGYGAYGEVLDKSWCPDRVSLLDRGWVLAFADVRGGSGRDSSWHKSGSGLEKLNSMYDFISCGDYLIKEGYVHKDKLTAIGYSAGGLLVGAAINMNPSLFRAAILKVPFVDICNTLLDPSLPLTILDYEEFGNPDMQSQFEYILSYSPYDNIPRNACLPSMLVRASYLDSRVGVWEAAKWVARIRDSTCVSCSRSVILKTDMRGGHFGEGGLLSRSEETAYDYAFLIKIVENLTDTKLVKQ; encoded by the exons ATGGCATTTTCCAGTCTCGTAGCCTCTAAACATTCGCTCAGAAGAATCTCTATTCTCTCCATTTCTCTTCAATTGATCCCCATTcttccctcttcttctttctcttctcaCTGCACACGATTTCCACCTTGTGCTTCTTCATCTCCCTCACACTCTCCTCCATTCCCAAACAAACTTCCTTTCACAGTTTCTGCTCATGGAAAAACATGGCAGGATCCCTATCATTGGATGCAAAACACTACTCACCCTGATTTTCTCCATTACCTTAACCAAGAGAACTCCTATGCTCAAGCATTCATGGCCGATACTCAAATTCTTCAACAAACTCTGTTTCATGAGATGACGAATCGAATACCTGCACAAATTTCTACTCCTCCCGAACCTTGGGGTCCCTG GTTATACTATCAGTATATTCCCGAAGGGAAGCAATACCCAGTTCTATGCAGGAGGTTAGATTCTGGAAAAAGTGGCTGGGAAAAGACAGACCTCAGTTATCCAAGACAACAGTTGGGCATGGAACAAATTTTGCTTGATTGGAATCAAATTGCAGAACAATATG GTTATGTACATGTAGGTTCATGCCGAGTTTCACCTGACCACAACTTTCTCGCATACACAATTGATATTACTGGAAATGAACAATTTATTCTTCAAATTAAGGATCTCAGAAATGGGTCAGCTGTTCCAAGATCAGAAACTAATGGAGTTGTTAGTTTGGCATGGGCTCAAGACAGCAAGACTTTGTTCTATACAATTTCAGATGAGAATCAACGTCCTTACAG GGTTCTCTGCACAAAACTAGGATCTGAAGAGATAAAAGATGTTCCTGTATTCACTGAAAGTGATTCAAGCTTTTGTGTGGATATAACAAGCACAAAAGATGGCAAGTTCATAACTGTGAACTCAAACTCAAGAACTTCTTCGG AGGTTTATGTTATTGATGTAACAAAACCACTTCACAGATTGCAAAGAATACACAAGCGTGTTTCTGGTGTGCAGTTTTTTTTGGAACACCATGGTGGTCTGTATTACATTCTCACAAATTCTCCTTCCAGTGGGTGGGCTGGTGAAAGTTATTACTTGGCCACATGTGAGGTTGAACATATTCACACGTCTAAGTGGAAG AATATCATCTTTCCTAGTGAAGACATGCAATTTCAGGATATGGACATTTTTAATGGACATTTAGTAATTTTTCTCCAGAAGGAAGGTTTACCTATGCTATGTTCCATCAATTTGCCTATCAAGGTCGACTATAAG AGTGAATTGGAGATTGAGGATCTTCAACCATGGTTTTTCCCTCTGCCTTCAAATCTATGTAGCATTGTTCCAGGGTCAAACCATGACTTCATGAACCCAGTGTACCGAGTGGTGGTGTCATCTCCAGTG ATGCCCGATGTGATTGTTGATTATGACATGTCAAAACAGACATTCTCAGTTGTGCTGCAGGAGGAAGTGAGAGGAATGCCCAATAATCATGAAACATGCTTACTAAACCATGATCTAGATACGCCTGAGTATCTTGATACGCAAAATGGTGAGGAGAAAAATGGCCATAGTGTTGAATTGAGGAAATGGAAAGATTTTTCTGATACATACTGTTGTGAAAGAAAGGAAGCAGTTTCGCATGATGGTGTCAGGATTCCGCTGACCATATTATACTCTCAAAAATCCTGGCAGAAGAATCTGTCTCCTGGACTCTTACAAGGCTATGGTGCTTATGGGGAGGTTTTGGATAAAAGCTGGTGTCCAGATCGAGTGAGTTTGCTTGATCGTGGTTGGGTTTTGGCTTTTGCTGATGTGAG ggGTGGCAGTGGTAGGGATTCGTCGTGGCATAAATCTGGCAGTGGTTTGGAAAAACTTAATTCCATGTATGATTTTATATCATGTGGTGATTACCTTATCAAGGAGGGTTATGTTCATAAAGATAAGCTCACTGCAATTGGATATAGTGCTGGGGGCCTTCTTGTTGGCGCAGCTATCAATATGAACCCGAGTTTGTTTCGAGCTGCAATATTGAAG GTTCCATTTGTTGACATATGCAACACATTGTTGGATCCAAGTTTGCCTCTTACAATACTGGACTATGAAGAATTTGGGAATCCAGATATGCAATCCcagtttgagtatattttaaGTTACTCTCCTTATGACAACATTCCTCGAAACGCGTGCCTTCCATCAATGCTTGTTAGAGCATCATATCTTGACTCAAG GGTTGGAGTTTGGGAAGCAGCCAAATGGGTAGCCAGAATACGCGATAGTACATGTGTAAGTTGTTCGCGGTCGGTGATTCTGAAGACGGATATGAGAGGAGGACACTTTGGTGAAGGCGGTCTCCTTAGCCGATCTGAAGAAACAGCTTATGATTATGCTTTTTTGATTAAAATTGTAGAGAACTTAACAGACACAAAGTTGGTCAAGCAGTAA